Genomic window (Propionibacteriaceae bacterium ZF39):
CGTCGAGTACGCGGATCGGCTCGTGGCCCGGGCCGTCCCAGCGGAACACCGACGCAGCTCCCGGCGTGCGGTCATAGGCCATGCCGCCGACATAGAACCTGCCCTGCGGATCGCAGCCGCCCTCGTTGTTGCGCAGGTTGGCATCGTCGAAGAGTCGAACGGCTTCGCTGAGGTCGGACAGGTCGTCATTGCGCGCCAGGGCGATCCCGGATTCGGTCGCGACGATCGCTCCCCCGCCGGCCCGGGGTCGGATGACTGCGGCGACTTTCGAGCCGACGGGCGTACGCGTGGGCCGGTCACCGTCGAGCGTGACGATCGCGCCGTGGAGCATGTCGACGAAACGCAGCTGGTTGGTCGCCGGCCACCAGACGGGGCCCTCGCCGTGATAGGAGATCGAATCGGTCAGTCGCTCGGCCAACATGTGCCCACCGTAGGCGGCCCTGTGGGCGAACCGAAAGAGTTTGAAAGACTTGTCGACATGAGTACGCTTCTTGAGGACTATGCCCTGCTCGCCGACATGCGCACCTCGGCCCTGGTCTCGCGGGATGGGAGTCTCGATTGGCTGTGCCTCCCCCGCATGGACTCACCGGCCGTGTTCTGCGCGCTGCTCGGGACCGAGGAGAACGGCTCCTGGAAACTCGGGATCGTCGACGGTCACGTGGTCGAACGGTGCTATCGGGGAGATTCGTTCATTCTCGAAACCCTCTGGGAGTCCCCGACCGGACGGGCGCGCGTGCTCGACCTGTTGCCGCCCCGCACCCGTGAGGCAGACCTGATCCGCCTGGTCGAATGTCTCGAGGGCGAGGTCGTGGTCGACCACGACCTGCGGTTGCGCGTGGACTACGGACGCGTGGTGCCCTGGGTCCGACCGACCGGAGCCGGCCTGATGGTCGTCGCGGGCCCGACCGGTCTGTTGTTGTCGGGGCCCGACGTCGACGGCTGTCATCCGGACGGGGACATGCCGGCCTGCCTCACCGGGCGTACGCGTCTCGCCGCCGGCGAACGGCAGGACTGGCAGTTGCTCTGGTTTCCCTCGCACGAGGCCCCACCGGCTCCCGCGGAACCTCTGGCGGCAGTGGCCGAGACCGAAAAATTCTGGTCGGAGCTGACGGATGGGCTGAAGATCGAGGGCCGCTGGCCGGGTGTCGTCCGGCGTTCGCTGCAGGTGCTGAGGGCATTGACCAATGCGGAGACCGGCGGCATCGTCGCCGCCCCGACGGCGTCGCTCCCGGAGGATTTCGGCGGCGTACGGAATTGGGACTATCGCTACACCTGGTTGCGGGATGCGTCCTTCACCATCGAGGTGTTGATCGAATACGGCCACACCGAGAAAGCAACCCTCTGGCGCAACTGGCTCCTGCGGGCGGTGGCGGGCGATGTCACCCAGCTCCAGATCATGTATGGCATCGGCGGCGAGCGCGAACTGCCCGAATCGGAGCTCGACCACCTCGCGGGCTATGAGAACTCCCGGCCGGTGCGCATCGGCAATGGCGCGGTCGATCAATACCAGGCCGATGTGGTCGGCGAGGTCATGCTCGCGCTCGGGAAGCTGCGGGACAACGGGCAGGCCGAGGACTCCTGGTCGTGGCGCCTGCAGAAGGAACTGCTGCGCTATTGCGAGGAGAACTTCGACCGGATGGACCACGGCATCTGGGAGATGCGCGGCGAGGAACACATGTTCACGCACGGTCGCATCATGATGTGGGCCGCCTTCGACCAGGGCGTGCATGCGATCACCACGCACGGTCTGGAGGGGCCCCTGGACCACTGGCGGGCACTCCGCGAGAAGCTTCGGGCCGAGATCGAGGAACACGGGATCGACCCCGAGTCGGGCGCGTTCACCCAGACCTATGACAACACCGAGGTGGATGCATCCCTGCTGCAGATCCCGCACACCGGCTTCTGCACCTACGACGATCCACGGATGCTTCGGACAGTGGCGCGGATCGAGACCGAACTCGGCGACGAGAACGGGCTTCTGCACCGTTATCGGACCGCGACGGGCATCGACGGCCTCGAGGGCGACGAATACCCGTTCCTGATCTGTGTGTTCTGGCTGGTCGAGCAGTACGCCTTCTCCGGACGGCTCGACGATGCCATCACGCTGATGGATCGGCTGGTGGGCTATGCGAGCGATCTGGGACTGCTCGCCGAGGAATACGACCCGTCGACCCAGCGGCTGGCCGGGAACTACCCCCAGGCCTTCAGCCACCTCGCGCTGGTCCGGGCCGCCGCCGCCATCACCGCGGCCGAAGCAGCCCGGGACGACTAGGGTCGCGACTGTGCCAGTGCTTGCGTCGGTTTTTGTGGGAAAGCCCGTTCCCCTGCCACCCGAGGGGCAGTTGTCCGGAATCGTCAAGCATCCGGTCGCAGGCCCGGTCGCGGTGGATCCGGAGGGCCTCGCCGGGGATGAGCAGGGGGATCGTCGCGTCCACGGCGGTCCCGAGAAGGCGGTCCACCTCTTCCCGCCCGAGAACTATGACCTCATCGCAGGTGCCGGCCTGCGGTCGCCGACAAGCTGCGGGCCGGCGTACTCGGGGAGAACCTGTCCGCGCCCGGCATGACCGAGGCCGAGGTCTGCCTCGGCGATGTGTTCCGGATCGGGACGGTGCTGATCCAGGTCAACCAGCCGCGCCGTCCCTGCTGGAAGATCGACAACCGGCTCGACTCCCCCGGGCTGAATCGGGTGATCGTGGAGCTCGGCTGCCCCGGTTGGTACGCCCGGGTCCTGCACCCGGGGACTCTCGCTGCGGGTGACGAGATCGTGTGTGACGACCGTCCTGCCCCCGAGCTGACCCTCACCCGCCTGCTCGCCGCGGACCGCGATCACCGCCCGGACCCGGAGGAGCTGGGGCTGCTCGCGGCGGCTCCCGGGCTCAACTCGGACTGGGTGGAGCGCCTCGAGCGCCGGGCCCAGTGGCTGCGCTCGCGTCGGACCTGACGCAGGTCCCGGCCGACACCGGGAGCGGTGCTGGAATACTCGCGACATGCTCGCGATCCTGGCCGTGACGTTTCCCTTCTTCGCGCTCATCGGCATCGGCTTTCTCGCGGCGCGTACCAAGATCCTGCCCATCGAGGCCGTGCCGGGGCTCAACGTCTTCACACTGTATTTCGCGCTGACGGCGATGCTGTTCCAGCTCGGAGCCAGGACCCCGATCCGGGAGTTGCTGGATCCGGTCGTGCTCGGCGTGTGGTTCCTCGCCGGCATCCTGGTCATGGGGATCGGAGTCTTCACGGCTCGAAGGATCCGCAAGAGCTGGCTGGACTCCTCGTTCGGCGGCCTGATCGCGACCCTGCCCAACTCCGGCTTCATGGGTGTCCCGCTCCTGATCGTGCTCGTCGGACCCGAGGCGGCGGGCCCGATCAGCGCGAGCCTGATCATCGACATCGTGTTCATGCAGTCGATCGCCGTGGCGCTGTCGCAGCGCGGCTCGGGTGAGCACCACGGGATCTGGCCCGAGATCAAGGGCTCGCTGATCCGCATGGCGAAGAATCCGCTGCCGTGGGCGATCGTGCTCGGCGGGCTGTGGGGCTGGGCGGGCCTGCAGCTGCCCGGACCGGTCGATTCGCTCGTCACCATGCTGGCCGCGGCGGCGACCCCGGCCGCCCTTTTCACGATCGGCGCGGTTCTGGCCCGCGAGCAGGGCACCGCACCGCCGGGGCGGATCCGCACGGGTGTCCGGGCCTGGGGCGATGTCTATTGGCTGGCGGCCCTCAAGCTGTTCGCCCACCCGCTGCTCATGTGGGCGATCGGGCGGGCTGCCATCGCCGCCGGGCTGCCGCTCGGCGAGACGGCCCTGAATGTCCTGGTCCTTACAGCGGCCCTGCCCGCCGCAGCGAACGTGTCCGTGCTCGCCGAGCGGTTCGGTGCCGACAACGGTCGCATCGCGCGGGTGATCCTGGTCTCCACGATCCTGAGCTTCGCGACCTTCACCGTCGCGGTGGCGCTGCTGCTCTGAGTCGTCCGGTCACCCCAGGAGTTTCTTCTTCTGCACCTTGCCCATTTCGTTGCGGGGCAGCGAGTCGACGAAGACCACATCGCGCGGGCGTTTGTGCACCGACAGCTCATCGGCGACCGCCTGGGAGAGCTCCTCGGGATCGGGTCGGCGGCCCTCGTCCGGAACGACGAAGGCCACGATCCGCTGCCCCAGGTCCTCGTCCGGGGCCCCGACGACGGCGACCTCGCGTACCCCTGGGAAGCCCAGCAGGAACGCCTCGATCTCCCCCGCTCCGATGCGATAGCCGCCCGACTTGATCAGATCGACCGACTCACGGCCGACGATGCGGTGATTGCCGTCCGCGTCGATGGTGGCCACGTCGCCGGTGTGGAACCAACCGTCCGGCGTGTATGCCTTCGCTGTCTCCTCCGGCATCCCCAGATAGCCGGAGAAGAGCGTCGGCCCGCGCACTTCGAGGCGTCCGACGCTCTGGCCGTCCCGGGGCACGACCGCGCCATGCTCGTCACGCAGGCGTGTCTCGACACCGGCCACCGGCCAGCCCACATGCCCGGGCAGCCGCGGCCGGTCGATGCGATTGGCCACCGTCAGGAGCGTCTCCGTCATGCCATAGCGCTCGACCATCTCCTGGCCGGTGAGCTCACGCATGCGCTCGAAGACCGGCACCGGCAGCGGCGCACTGCCCGAAATCAGTACCCGCGCACCGCCGAGGCGACGGGCCGACTCTTCGTCCTCGGCGATGCGGTGCCAGATGGTGGGAACACCGAAATACATGGTGGCCGCGGCATCGGCGTAAGCCTGCGGGGAGGGCCGGCCGGTGTGGACCAGCGACGATCCCACGCGCAGCGGACCGAGGCAGCCGACGACCAGGCCATGCACATGGAACAGCGGCAATCCGTGCGCCAGCGTGTCGGCCGCCGTCCAGCCCCAGGCCTCGGCCAGCGCATCGATCCCGGCGGCGATCGCCGACCGGCTCAGCAGGACGCCCTTCGGCGCACCGGTCGTACCGGAGGTGTAGAGGATCATCGCGATCTCATCCCCACCCGGCTCCGGCAGGTCGTCATCGGACTCGGTGCCGAGGAGGTCCCGCGGTGCCAGAACCAGCAGTCCGCCCGCCTCGGACCGCTCCGGCCCCACCCAGGCGTCGACGCCGGAGTCGCCGATCATGTACGCCAACTCGTGCGCACCGGCGTCCTTGGGGACGGGCACGACGGGGACGCCGGCCGCCAGTGACCCGACCACCGCGACGACCGTTTCGAGGGTCGGCTCGGCCAGGACGGCGAGCCGGCGTACGCCTGCGGCGCGCAGGTTAGCCGCACACCTGCGGCTCCACGACCCCAGATCCCGGAACGTGACCGACTCCCCTGCCACGGTGACCGAACCGTCCAGGTCAGCTCCGGGTGCCAACGCCGGCAGCAACACATCGCTCATGGTCCGACAGTAGTGATCGCACCGCGCTGTCAACGCATGACAACTGTCATCCGGAATTTGTGACGTTGCCCCCATGCCGCGAAAGCCCGATCCGACGAGGCTTGAACCATGACGAACAGCACCCCCGCGATCCAGCTCACCGGACTCACCAAGCGCTACGGCTCCCTGACCGCAGTCGACCATCTGGACCTGACCGTCCCCGCCGGTCAGATCCTCGCGTTCCTCGGTCCCAACGGGGCCGGCAAATCCACGACGACCGAGATGGTGCTCGGGCTGGTCCGTCCGGATGCGGGCGACGTGCGGGTCTTCGGCCAGACGCCGCAGACGGCCATGCGCTCCGGCGAGGTCGGAGCGAGCCTCCAGAACGGCACCCTGCTCTGGGACACGTCGGTCCGGTCGCTGCTGTCGATGATGCACGGTCTGCATGAGCACCCGCTCCCCCTCGCCGAGGTCATCGAGCGAGCGGACCTGCGCGACATCCTCCGGACGTCCACGAGCAAGCTGTCCGGCGGCCAGGCCCAGCGCGTCCGGTTCGCCCTCGCGATCATGCCCGACCCGCGCCTGCTGATCCTCGACGAACCCACGGTGGGCATGGATGTGGATACGCGCCGCCGCTTCTGGGCGACGATGGGCGACCTGACCGCGGGCGGCCGCACCGTCGTGTTCGCCACCCACTATCTCGATGAGGCCGACGAGTCCGCCGACCGGATCGTCGTGCTCAACCACGGGCGCCTCGCCGCCGACGGCACGGGCCGCGAGATCAAGTCCGTCGTCGGTGGTCGCCACATCAGCTTCACCGGTCCCGACTCCGACTGGACCGGGCTGCCGGGGGTGGTGACGACGAGCCGCGCGGGCGGGCGTACGACCCTCAACTGCTCCGACGCCGACCTGACCCTCCGCGCGCTGATGACCGGTCCCCACGCGGCCGCCGTCACCGACGTCGAGGTCTCCGCCCCGAGCCTCGAGGACGCCTTCCTCTCCCTCGTCGCCTGACGCGACCGACCCCGGAACTCCCACCCCACTCCCGACAGGATTTCGATCATGACCGCCCTGACCACCACCGACGCCCTCGCCCCCACGTCCCGCACTCCCCGATCCGGTCGGGCCGGCCTGCGCCGGTTCGTCCACTACGTCCGCGCCAGCATCGCCGCCCTGGTCCGCGAGTGGTCGTTCCTCACGTTCATCATTGCCCTCCCGACGGTGATGTATCTCTTCTTCAGCGGCATCTATGGCGCCGAGATGAGTCAGGCCGGCGTCCAGGTGAAGGCGATCATGATGGTCACCATGGCGGCCTACGGCGGCCTCGGCGCGGCTCTCACCGCCGGTGCCACCATCCAGGCCGAGCGCAGCTCCGGCTGGTTCCGCCAGCTGATGCTGACGCCGCTCACCCCGGTCCAGTTCTTCGGCGGCAAGGTCATCACCGCCGTCGCCGTGGTCATCCCGGCGCTGCTGGCCGTGTTCATCGCGGGCATGATCATGGGCGTACGCCTCCCCGCCGGCACCTGGCTCGCCGTCGGCGCGCTGCTCCTCGCCAGCCTCCTGCCCATGATTGTCCTGGGCCTGGTGATCGGTCTCTGGTTCAAGCAGCAGACCGCCTCCGCCGTGACCACCCTGGTGATGCTCGCGCTGTCGATGGTGGGCGGCCTGTGGTTCCCGCTCGACATGATGCCCGGATTCATGCAGACGATCGGCAGGCTCCTGCCGTCCTACTGGGCCGGCCAGATCGGGATGTGGCCGCTGGTCGACGGCACGTTCCCGTGGCGTGGCGTCCTGGTCATCGCCACCTGGACCGCGGTGCTGGTCGTCATCGGCGCCCTCGGCTACCGTCGGGCAGTGCGCACCTCGCGTCGCTGACCCGCTCGCCCCAGGAACATTCGGTTGACCACACAAGCAAACCTCGAGGCCCCCGGTTTCAACCCGGGGGCCGTCGGGCTGTCCTGGTGGCGGCGCGCACTGGCACAGGGCGCGGGCTACTTCCTGCCCAGCTCCCTGTTCGTCTTCGTCCCGCTGATGTTCGCGGACAACTACACCCCGCTCACCTGGGTCCTCGCCCCGCTCGCGGCCACGCTTATCCTCGCCTTCTTCCTCGGCACCACACTGGTGATGCACTGGCGCGAGGAGTATCGCTGGCTCTGGCTCCTCGGGCTGATGGGCTCGATCCTGTTGATGGGCGCAGTCACCGGGGGCGACTCCCGCCCGACGTATTTCACGGGCTTCGTCACGGCCACCGCCGCCACGCTCATCACCTGGCGGCACGCCCGAATCGTGGTCGTGGGGCTTTCCCTGGCAGCCCTCGCGTTCGCCCTGTCCCACGGGGACATGTTCGGCACCGTGATGGCGGTCATGGGGTTCGCCATCGGCTGGGGCATCGGCACCGGAATCGAGACCGAATCGACCCGGGAGAAGCTGCGACGGGCCGAGGAACGCACGGCGGTTCTTGCGGTGGCTGCCGAACGCGAGCGGATCGGCCGCGACCTCCACGACATCCTCGGGCACTCGCTCACCACCATCGCGGTCAAGGCGGATCTGGCCGGACGGCTGGTGGGCCGCAACGACGATGCCGCGCGCGCCGAGGTGGATTCCCTCGCCTCGATCGCCCGGCAGGCACTGGCCGACGTTCGGGCCACGGCCGCCAACATGCGTGAGGTCCGCCTCGCCAGTGAGATCGCCTCTGCCCGCTCGGTCCTGGACGCCGCCGCGATCGAACACACGACGCCCACTGCCCTGCCCGTCCTCGACGACGACCGCGCGGAACTGTTCGGCTGGGTCGTCCGAGAGGCGATCACCAACGTGGTCCGGCACTCGGGGGCGTCGCAGTGCGCCATCACCTGCACCGACCACTCGGTCACCGTGACCGACGACGGCCGTGGGATCGACACGAAGGGGGACGGCCGAACCGGTACGCCCGGGTCGGGCTTGGCGGGCCTTCGCTCCCGCGTCGAGCAGACGGGTGGCACACTCGAACTGGCCTCGACGCCCGGCCGCACGAGCCTGACGGCCATCCTGCCGTCGCCCTCCGATTCCTCGCCCCATCCCCAGGAGCCTGCATGATCCGCATCGTCGTGGCCGACGACCAGACTCTGATCCGCACCGCCCTGGCGACCACGCTCGATCTCGAGGACGACATCGAGGTCGTGGGCCAGGCCGCGACCTGCGCCGAGGCGGTGTCGGTCTGTGGCGAGACCCGGCCGGATGTGGTGGTGCTGGATGTCCAGATGCCCGACGGCGGCCTGCCCGTCGGCGACGGGATCGACACTCTGCCCACACTGCTGGCGGCCGCACCCGACGCGAAAGTGGTCGTCGTCACCACCTTCGGCCGCCCCGGCTACCTGCGGCGGGCGCTGGAGTCCGGGGCCGTGGGGTTCATGGTGAAGGACGCACCCGTGGATCGCCTGCTCGATGCCGTCCGCCGCGCCGCCCAGGGGCTCCGCGTCGTCGACCCGGAACTGGCCGCGGCCTCCCTGTCGATCGGCGCCTCCCCGCTCAGCGAGAAGGAGGCCCTCGTGCTGGCGGCATCCTCCGGCGGCGCGTCGACACACGCGATCGCCCAGTCCGTCCACCTCTCCGAGGGCACGGTCCGCAACTACCTGTCGTCGGCCATCGGCAAGGTCGGTGCCCGCAACCGGGCCGAGGCCCTGCGCCAGGCCACCGAGAACGGGTGGGTCTAGATGGAACTCCGGGCGCTGATCTTCGACGTCGACGGGACCCTGGCCGATACGGAGGATCAGGGCCACCGGCCGGCCTTCAACGACGCCTTCGCCGACGCCGGGCTCGCCTGGCACTGGGATCCCGAGCTCTATCGCGACCTCCTCGCCGTCACCGGCGGCAAGGAGCGCATCCAGCACTTCTGTGAGCGTTTCGACCCGGATTTCCTGCACCGCCCCGACGCGGACGAGGCCATCGCCCGACTGCACCGCGCGAAGACGGCGCACTATGGCCGGCGCGTGGCCGACGGACACGTGGAGCTGCTGCCGGGCGTACGCGAACTCATCGCCGAAGCCCGCGCCGCCGACCTGCGGCTCGCGATCGCCACCACGACGTCACCCGAAAACGTGACCAGCCTCCTGACCGCCACCCTCGGCGCGAACTCCCCCAGCTGGTTCGACGTGATCGGCGCCGGCGACATCGTGGCCGCCAAGAAGCCGGCCCCCGACATCTATCTCTGGGTGCTGCAACGGCTCGACGTTCCCGCGGGAACGTGTGTCGCGTTCGAGGACTCCCTTCCCGGGTACGCCGCAGCCCGCGCCGCCGGGCTCCCGGTGGTGGTCACGCCCAGCGGTGGGTTGACCGCCGCTGACTTCCCGGAGGCCCTCGCCGTATGGCCGACTCTGGCGGCCACCGACCTGCGGGAGCTGACTGCGCTCCATGCGACCGGGACCCCCTGACCCAGGGGTACGCCCCAGCGGCGTCAGTGTTCGGCGACTCCCGCGCGACGGCTGATGACATAACAGACCAGAACGCCCAGGGTTCCGAGCGTGACGACGACCAGCAGCGGCACTGCCGAGGCCGGTCCGGCGACCCCCACGGCGGGGGCGACGAAGGCCCCGGCCAGGAACTGCGAGGCCCCCACGAAGGCCGACCCGGCACCGCGGGCGTCGGCGGCGTGCCCGAGAGCCAACGCCACCGAGTTGCCGAACGTGAAACCGAGCGCCGTGGTGAACAGGATCAGCGGGACTTCGATCACATAGACGTGGAGGCCCAAGGCCTGTTGGAGCGCCAGGATCGCGACGCCCACGGCGAACAGCACGAGCCCTACGCGCATCATCGCGTGCTGGCCGAAGCGGTCGACCAGGCGGATGTTGATCGAACTCCCGATGAAGATGCCGGCCGAGTTGATCGCGAACAGCACGCCGCTGCCGAGCACCCCCAGACCCATGATCGTCTGGAACACGAAGGGCGACGCCGACACATATCCCATCAGCACCACGAAACCGAAGGTCATGATGAGCGCGTTCGCCGTGAACCCGGGCCGCCGCACCAGGTCCAGCATGCCGATGTGTCGCCGCCGGGCCACGGCCGGATCATCGAGGTGGGCGCGCGCCTCGGCCCGGGCGGCGCGGCCGTGGGTCTCCGGGATGACGAACACGACGGCCGCCAGCATGAGGGCCGTGATGCCTGCGAGCGACCACATGACTCCGCGCCAGCCGGTGGGGATGGCCAGTGCGCCACCGATCAGCGGCGCAACCACGGGGGCGATGCCTCCCACGAGCGCCAACAGGCTGAACATCTTCGCCGCGGCGACTCCTCGATAGAGATCGGCCACGATCGCGCGGGCGATCACCATACCGGCGGCACCGCTGAAGCCCTGGACCAGCCGGGCGACCAGCAGGACTTCCGCATTGGGTGCCATCGCGGCGGCCGCCGAGGCAACGAGACAGACGGCCGATCCCACGACCAGTGGTGGTTTGCGCCCGATCCGGTCCGACAGTGGTCCAAGCACCAGCTGCCCGATGGCGACGCCGACGAAGAACGTGGTCAGGGTGAGCTGAATGGTCTGGGCCGGGACGTCGAGGTCCTCGGCCATGGCCGGGAAGGCCGGGAGATACATGTCGATGGCGAAAGGGGCCATGGTCGACAGGAGCGCCAGGGACAACAGCAAGAGGACGTTGCGCTGATTGCTCTCGCGCCGCGGGGAATCCATGATGAGGCGAGTCTGTCACCTCGTGGGTGAGGACCTCCAACCGAACTGTTCCATCTCTCGAACCAATCCCGTCGATGGCCGGTCAGCACCGGCCCGTGCTCAGAGCGGCGCGACCGCGACTGCCGGTCCCGAGGCATAGTCCGCGGCGCACTCGGCACCCCGGCACTCGGTGCTCAGCATGTCGACGAGGATCTCGCCGGTGTTGTTCTTGGCCTTGAAGTGGCCGATGCCGTCGGTGTCACCGGCACCCATGTTGAACACCGCGCCATCGGCGAGGTCGAGGTCCATCGCGGCGGCGGGCGCACCCGTGCCGACATCGATCTGGGCCACCACGTTCTCACCGGGTTCATAGAGGGCGCCCTGGGCGCATTCGGCCAGGTTGTCGGTGGCACCACAATGCACCTGGTCGTACGCCCCCGCAGAGATCGTGTAGAACTCGACCTCCGGGTGCAGTGCCGGCATGTTGCGCAGCGAGCGGGGGCCGTCCGCCCCGGTCCAGTCGTTGTTGCCGTAGCCGGCGCCATCGGGATAGAAGCCGAAGGTGTATTCATCGAAGATGTTCTGCGAGCCGCAGGTCGGCGCGATCGAGTTGGCGTACCCGACCAGGCGGCACGACCCCAGCCCGCGGATGCCACCGGCGATGTTGACGAACTTGCGGACCTGGCCCCAGCCCGGGCCCGTCTGCTTGTCGTCGGCATAGGTGAACGCGGCCATCGACATGGACACCCCGAAAGAGTGCGACACGATGTCGACCTGCTCGCTGCCCGTGTAGTCACGAACAGCGTCGACGAAGTTCAGGATGTCGGCGTAGCCCTGCGCCGTGTGGTAGTTGTTCTGCGGCTTCTTCTGCTCCGCCTCGGTCAGATAGGTGATCCCGAAGAGCTCACACTCGGAGTATCCCGCGGCCCGGAACTGGTCATAGACCGAATGCGGGGCGGCGGGGTTGTCCCCCACCGGTCCGGTGATGTCGGAGTCCCAGTTGACGGCGCGGTCCGCGTTGCCGTGGACGAAGACGACAGGCGTACGCTCCGGCGTGCAGTCCGCAGCCCCTCCGAAGCCACCCACCGCGGCACCGGTCACGGCCGGCGCGGACTTGGTGAAGCTGGGGTCGAACTGCTTGTCGTCGGCCTTGCAACCCGGGAACTCGAACGTGCCGCAGTCGAGCACGGTCGGAGGGGGCGGCTCCTGCTGGGCGAGATAACCCACACCGCCGAGACCTGCCCCGGTCACCAGAACGGCGGCTGGAATGACCACGCGCTTCGAGCGCAGGCGTGACGGCACGGTGACCTCCTGTGAGCGTGCTTGCTATTTCAAGCACGTGCAGGCTAGCCGCTGACCGCCCCCA
Coding sequences:
- a CDS encoding multidrug effflux MFS transporter; translated protein: MDSPRRESNQRNVLLLLSLALLSTMAPFAIDMYLPAFPAMAEDLDVPAQTIQLTLTTFFVGVAIGQLVLGPLSDRIGRKPPLVVGSAVCLVASAAAAMAPNAEVLLVARLVQGFSGAAGMVIARAIVADLYRGVAAAKMFSLLALVGGIAPVVAPLIGGALAIPTGWRGVMWSLAGITALMLAAVVFVIPETHGRAARAEARAHLDDPAVARRRHIGMLDLVRRPGFTANALIMTFGFVVLMGYVSASPFVFQTIMGLGVLGSGVLFAINSAGIFIGSSINIRLVDRFGQHAMMRVGLVLFAVGVAILALQQALGLHVYVIEVPLILFTTALGFTFGNSVALALGHAADARGAGSAFVGASQFLAGAFVAPAVGVAGPASAVPLLVVVTLGTLGVLVCYVISRRAGVAEH